From a region of the Anomalospiza imberbis isolate Cuckoo-Finch-1a 21T00152 chromosome 3, ASM3175350v1, whole genome shotgun sequence genome:
- the LOC137471623 gene encoding uncharacterized protein, with protein MKKTTWSRKNFLLVAGLSLIGVHIGSMLVNYVAKKSAQSHSEAKKDRLE; from the coding sequence atgaagaaaactaCCTGGAGTAGAAAGAACTTTCTGCTTGTGGCAGGACTGTCACTTATAGGTGTCCATATAGGAAGCATGCTTGTAAACTATGTTGCGAAAAAGTCTGCTCAATCTCATTCAGAAGCTAAAAAAGATCGTCTGGAATGA
- the MKKS gene encoding molecular chaperone MKKS, protein MSRLEAKKPPLFTSEPLSRDAVSQSLCLLSGILKSSYGPAGRLKQLHNGVGGCVCTTSQSSALLGHLSVSQPVLRVLTASVRNHVSRFSDCGLFTAILCCGFIENFRSLNVAPFTVIKISKHLLSLCMDHLKSEACGCRVSVDFSSVETLVCLVRSILTSKPACMLNKTEVDHLTSLVLKAFIFTVPCHVETNAVLGKCVVIPVKGRRVVDSAVLPGLLIEAPEIQVGKALAVKRTGSNMIKVALFSVSMSGDGSNAEEGTIAVHHGVSLEVSELNQLLNVGKQLVKDEVGLVVCQKVMHPSLKQYLKENGVVAVDRAGLSLMEPLGRVTGSQPIASIHSLSPGCYGSLKDLCVESFASKHFLHLIPEDTVICSLILCNRSETAWNELKRVCETAEHVLQLTVKEPLALLGGGCTETHLASYIRHKSSSLPASTFKDLGCSQTQYQLVADGFCRSLETVARSLSHDGEEVLTDVVYGHCWFVPSGSPCVSRWSDLVSKCGCGVNGNTEDLSWSFLQGQSGSTVLQGCPKEPSVKVADLRTLDCFAAKCSGLQVALETASLILDLSYIIEDQN, encoded by the exons ATGTCTCGCCTTGAAGCTAAAAAGCCTCCATTATTTACTAGCGAGCCTTTAAGTAGAGATGCAGTGAGTCAGTCACTGTGTCTGCTGAGTGGGATATTAAAATCTTCCTATGGTCCTGCTGGTCGACTCAAACAGCTCCACAATGGTGTGGGGGGCTGTGTTTGTACCACTTCCCAATCCTCAGCCCTCCTGGGGCACCTTTCCGTCAGCCAGCCCGTGCTGCGTGTCCTGACAGCCTCTGTACGGAACCACGTGTCACGTTTCAGTGACTGTGGCTTATTCACTGCCATTCTTTGCTGTGGCTTCATTGAAAATTTCAGGAGCCTGAATGTTGCACCTTTTACTGTCATTAAAATAAGCAAGCATCTTCTGAGTCTGTGCATGGACCACCTGAAATCTGAGGCCTGTGGTTGCCGGGTATCCGTGGATTTCAGCAGTGTTGAGACTCTTGTTTGTTTGGTACGGAGCATTTTAACAAGCAAACCTGCTTGCATGCTTAATAAAACTGAAGTTGATCATCTCACCTCGCTGGTTTTAAAGGCTTTTATATTTACTGTTCCATGTCATGTTGAGACTAATGCTGTTTTAGGGAAGTGTGTGGTAATACCCGTGAAAGGTAGAAGAGTTGTGGATTCTGCAGTTCTTCCTGGACTGCTGATAGAAGCGCCAGAAATCCAAGTGGGAAAAGCACTTGCTGTCAAACGGACTGGTTCAAACATGATCAAGGTGGCACTTTTCAGTGTGTCCATGTCAGGTGATGGCTCTAACGCTGAGGAAGGAACTATAGCGGTCCATCACGGAGTTTCTCTGGAAGTGTCAGAGCTGAATCAGTTGCTTAATGTGGGGAAGCAGCTGGTTAAAGATGAGGTGGGCCTTGTGGTGTGCCAGAAGGTGATGCATCCCTCCTTGAAGCAGTACCTGAAGGAGAACGGTGTCGTGGCTgtggacagggctgggctgtctctGATGGAACCCCTGGGCCGTGTGACAG GTTCACAGCCTATAGCTTCCATACATTCGTTGTCTCCTGGCTGTTATGGCAGTTTGAAAGATTTGTGCGTTGAGAGTTTTGCTTCAAAGCATTTTCTGCATCTAATTCCTGAGGACACAGTTATCTGCAGCCTGATACTCTGTAACAGAAGTGAAACAGCATGGAATGAGTTGAAG CGTGTCTGTGAAACTGCAGAACACGTGTTACAGTTAACAGTGAAGGAACCTTTGGCATTATTAGGAGGGGGCTGTACAGAAACTCACCTGGCTTCATACATAAGACACAAG AGTTCTAGTCTTCCTGCCAGCACTTTCAAAGACCTGGGTTGTTCTCAGACACAGTACCAATTGGTTGCTGACGGGTTTTGCCGTTCCCTGGAGACTGTAGCTCGCTCTCTGAGTCATGATGGTGAAGAAGTTCTGACAGATGTGGTTTATGGACACTGTTGGTTTGTTCCCTCAGGTTCTCCCTGTGTCTCCAGGTGGTCAGATTTAGTTTCAAAATGTGGCTGTGGGGTGAATGGTAACACAGAGGACCTCAGCTGGAGCTTTTTGCAAGGCCAGTCTGGCTCTACCGTTTTACAGGGCTGTCCTAAAGAGCCCTCAGTAAAGGTTGCTGACCTCCGGACTCTGGATTGCTTTGCTGCCAAGTGCAGTGGCCTGCAAGTAGCTCTGGAGACAGCCAGCCTGATTTTGGATCTCTCATACATAATTGAAGATCAAAATTAG